From Erigeron canadensis isolate Cc75 chromosome 5, C_canadensis_v1, whole genome shotgun sequence:
ACAATATACGACAGTGGCACAAGTTATGGGAACCTGAAGTTCCAGAAGCAGGTTGCGTAGCCAACTGGTTTCAGCTTCGGCATTTGCGACACCGCGATATTCATCTTCGGCACTTGAGCGAGATACTGTTGGCTGTCGTTTTGAAGACCATGAAATGAGGTTGTCCCAAGAAACACACAATACCCAGATGTAGATCGTCGGGAGTCGGGGCATCCACCCCAGTCAGCATTTGAATAAGCGACCAATGATGATGGGGATGAGATAGAGAGGCGCAAACCATGATCCAATGTGCCCTTGATGTACCGAAGAATGCGTTTCAAGAATGCAAAGTGTGGTTCTCTAGGAGAATGCATGAATAGACAGACTTGTTGAACTGCATAGGAGATATCAGGCCTAGTGAATGTTAAATATTGAAGTGCTTCGGCTAGGCTCCGATAAAGAGAACCATCTGGTAATAATGGACCATCATCAGCGCTTAGTTTGGAGGTTGTGTCATCTGGGGTCGTGCAAGGTTTACAATCTGTCATGTTTGCCCGATGCAAGATGTCTCGAGCATATTGAGACTGGGAAAGAAAGAGACCTTGGGTGTCTTGCTTGACAGAGATGCCAAGAAAATGATGTAGTGTGCCCATATCAGTCATTGCAAATTCCTTAGACAAGAGGCTAATGATATTCTTGAGCAGAACATCTGACGAGGCAGTTAGGATAATATCGTcgacatataataataaatatgcCATGTGTTTTCCCTGTTTAAAAACAAACAAGGAGTTGTCGCAAACATTGCCTTTGAAACCATGTGAgataatatatttagaaaaccGTTGAAACCACGCACGGGGTGCTTGTTTGAGGCCATATAAGGACTTGCGCAGGCGACACACATGATTTGGTTTTGTAACATCATTGAACCCCGGTGGCTGGTACATATAAACTGTCTCTTCTAGTTTGCCATGTAAAAAGGCGTTTTTAACATCAAGCTGATTAATGGGCCACTCATTATGAAGAGCAATGGACAAAACTGTGCGAATGGTTGCGGGTTTTACTACCGGGATAAAAGTATCCTGACAATCTATACCCACTgtttgagattttccatttacCACAAGTCTCGCTTTGTATCGTTCAAGACTACCATCCTGTTTAAATTTGTGGCGAAAAAGCCACATGCACCTAATAATTGGATGTGCAGGAGGTCTAGGAACCAACTCCCAAGTATCATTATCTATTAATGCATCATATTCAAGTTGCATAGCCCGTTGCCAATTAGGGTTAGTTAGAGCTTTAATGTGGGATGTGGGAATGGGTGATATGGTGTCGGGTGTGGAGGCCGAGAGGTTATATTTCGGGTTTGGTTTATGGATGCCATCTTTGCTCCTAGTGGACATGGTATGGGAGTTGTGGGTTAGGGGTGGGGGTGGTAGGTTCAAAGGGGGCGGTGATGGTGGACTCAGTGCCTGCTGAGATGACACAGGTTGGCTAGTGCTATGGGACTGTGGACTGGTACGGGTGGTAGAGACGGAGAGAGGATGAGATGTGTGTTGGGCGTGGGTGTGGGCCTGTTGAAGTGCTGGGTCCAAGAGGTGGGGGAAAGTGGTACAAATGGTGAGATGGTTGGTCATCATCCAGAAAGTTGTAACTGGATGGTTGTTGTAAATTGGAGAATGGAAAGGAGTTTTCATCGAAGGCCACATGGCGAGAAATATGGACTTTATCAGTTGAGGGATCTAGACAACGATAACCTCTAAAATTTGGTGGGTAGCCAAGAAATATGCATCGGATGGAGCTGGGATTCAACTTGTTGGATTCGGTGGCAGAAAGGCTTGGGTAAGAAGCTCATCCGAACATGCATAGGTGATCGTAGAGGGGATGACATAGGTATAACGCGAATGTGGGAGTGTTGTAGTTTAAGCGGGTAGCGGGCAGAATGTTGTGAAGGTAAGCAGCGGTGTGTAGTGCCTCTACCCAAAAAGTAGGAGGGATGTGAGCATGGGTGAGGAGTGCTCGTGTGACATCATTGAGGCGGCGTATCATACCATCTGAATGACCATTTTGTTGGGAGGTTTGGGGATATGAGAAACGGAAAGTAAAGCCATTTGATGTTGCAAAATAATGAAACGCGTGGTTATCAAATTCTCCCCTTAAGTCACATTGAAAAGCTTTAATATTTTTGTGAAATTGGGTTTGGATGTGTTTGTGGAATTTAACGAAAGTTGGAAAAGTTTCAGATTTGAATTTGAGTGGATACACCCAAACATAATTAGAAAAAATGTCAAGTAAAACCATGTAATATTTGTAAGATGCATGACTATGGACGGGAGATGTCCACAAATCGCAATGTATGATGTCAAATGGCGCATAAGTAAAGGAATTAGAAGTAGTAAAAGGAAGCCGTTTATTGTTAGATAAATGGCAAGAGTCACAAAATGCAAAAGATTGTTCATTACAAGGAATATTAAAACGACTAGACAGAAATTTTAAAACTTGTGTGCCAGGATGTCCTAGACGATCATGCCACTTATTGGTTGCAGCTGCAAAGAGAACTTGACGAGGTGGGGTAAATGGGTAAAGATCACCGGTGCTATCGTGGCATGAAAGTGGTTGTCCAGTCTTGAGGTCCTTCAATGTAAAGCCATAAGGGTCAAATTCAACAGATACAAGATTATCGCGGGTAAATTTGCGGACTGAAATTAAGTCTTTGACAACTGTGGGTGCATAAAGTATGTCATTTAAATGATAGGTAGTATTAGCTGTTTTGTGGTAGCCCTTACCCGACCCTAAAATAGGCAACAAATGGCCATTACCAACTAAAATATTTGTATCAATAGACGTAGATGATGGGGAATTGATTTTACCTTCATGCGATGTGATATGAGAAAAAGCCCCAGAATCCATGATCCATTGTGGGATGGGTTGGTTGATAGTTAATGCTGAGAGAGCAGCACCAAGCTCAGTTGGCTGCATCAGATCCACAGTTGGGTTTTGGTGGGTAACCGGTTTGAGATGGGTACTGTGGAGGAGGTGCAGTAAGGCCGAAGCCAGGAGGTGGTGTGGGAGGTTGAGTAGGCTTTTGTGGTGGGGCGGGAGTGGTGGGCCGAAACCAGTTGGGCTGCCAAGGGCTTTGGGCCGGATGAGGGTAGGGTGGTGGGGAGGCCCACCAGGTGTTACTCGGATAGGAATTTGGGCCGTATGGTGAGGGGTTCTGCTGGGCCGGATGTTGAGCAGGGAAACTGTTGAGATAGTATTGTGGTGATTGAGAATAGCGACCGCGTCCGGGACCTCGATATGAGTTACGACCACGACCTCTACCCCGGGTTGGGTTTCGGGTGTCATAAGTTTGGGCAGGATGGTACGTTTGTGGCGGAGGTGGGTTTAAAGGTGGATTGGTAGGATTGCATGGTTGTGGATTATGGGCTATGAGAGCGGCTTGTCTAGCAGCTTGGCGCCGTTGTTCACGCTCAATCATTTCTCTAGCATCATCCCAAGATGTGTCGGCTTGAATAATAAAGGAGGCTACGGTATCATATTCTTGGGAAAGACCAGTGACCATTTGTAATACAAGACGAGATTCGCTTACCAGATGATCGACGTCATTTAGCTGCTCTGCAAGGTCCTTCATTCGCTGAAAGTAATCATTCAAGGAAGAACATGATATCATAGTGGTGGTGGTAAAAGCATGTTCAAAAGTGGCGGCACGGGCGTTTTTGTTGTTGAGAAAGACTGCGTACAATCGATCCCAAGCTTGCTAAGCCGTGCAATCTATGTCGAGGACACGTTTGAGATAGGAGTCGAAGATAGTGCCATATATCCATTGAAGGACAATGGCGTTAATCTTTTTCCACGCCTCGTAAGACGGGTGTGAGTTATTAGGAGGGTCTGAACCATCGATGTGGTCGAGTACGTCATACCCGATGGCATGAAGTTTGAATAGCTTGACCCAGTCAGAGTATGTCACCTTATCACCATCAAGTATTCGGActttattttgaatatttgtGAAGGAATAAACCGGGTGAAGGGATTTTGGTTGATTACTATCACCAGCCGATTGTGAGTTTTCTGGGTTTGTCAGCGGTGTGTTTTCTGGGTTTACCAGCGGTGGGTTTTGTTGGTCTGCCATGGTAGAAtcgaaaaagaaagaaacaggaaaaaaaaccaaaagaaaataagaGGCGGCGGTATTCAGAGAGAAGAGGGCTCTGATGCCATGTTCATTTGTAGATATTTCTCATTGATAACCCAAGATACAATTACACGTATATATATTGACCTACACTAAACTGTCCTCATATGCTTCCTCCTATATGGGAGGAGAATAAGTTACATATTGATTGAGTTGAGTTGACCGAATAATATGTGCTTgactaataataattacatactTTTCTAATtcttacatggttgaccaaatgTTTATTTGATGTAATACCAGGTAAACTAGTGATGTGAAATCTTAGGCTACGTACTAGTCACCTTCAGTATGGTTATCAAGCAAATAGATCTCTGACTATATTCATCTCGATTTATATGAGTTGCTCAAGAGAAACTACAACACAATAAAAATAGATTCAAACTAAATTCATTTCAGAAAATAAGACAGAAGATCTTGAATCCAGATGCATTTTTCCCAACCAAATGACCATGAAATATTCCCAACCAAATGTATTCCTCTAATGTTTTGAATCAAATGGCAGtatcaatcaatgttttgagtaatatatatttgtttgtagaTGAGAATCAAATGGCACTATTGAAATGGTGGTGGCATCTTAAACACGAGCTGGACAAACTTTGGAGGCGTGTGATGGTCCCTTTACATGGAAATCTGATTGTGGATTTTGATATACCCGTCAACAAGAAACAGGGAGGGTTATGGAAATCAATTTTTAAAGCTAGATCAATGCTTTCCATGAGATGTGGACTTACAACCATATCTAAATGCAAATgagttcataatttcatatttgAAGCTAAAGTTAGACTCAGCTATTGTTCACAATTCACATCCCAACTATTATTGGAACAATTGGGTTCCAAAGAAGGTGAATATAAGAAATTGGAGAGCAAATCGGGACAAACTTCTGACTCTAATTCAACTCAATAAAAGGGGGATTACaatgaggtgtttattttgtgTTAGGTGTAATCTTGCTGATGAATCTCTTGATCATATTCTCACGGCATGTCCCTTTGCCATGGAGGTTTGAGATTTGATTGGATCTTGGTATAAGGTAAACCCGCTTTATGCTTTTCATGTCCATGACTTATACACCTTTCATTATTCTTGAGCTGGGAATAAAAATTGGAAGAAAATGCTCAATGCGATTATTCTTATTGCTATCTGGAGCCTCTGAAAATCGAGGAATGATGCGGTGCATAATATTGTATTTTCTACAGCTCATATGATCTTTGAAGAGATTAGATCCATGGTGTTTTTATGGATTCTGAAAAGAGCTAAAAAAGTGGAGTTAGATTGGGATAGTTGGTGTAGTAAGCCATGTATTTCTTGATTGGTTTTACGTTTATCctcttgtttgtttatgtatctatatttatGCTAGCTTCTTGCTAGTTTGAGTTATAAATAATACTTCACTTtcgccgttaaaaaaaaataatgtaagaGATCTCAGCCTCCCAATCCCATCCTCTTAAAAGAGTAGCACGTGCAACCCAATTTACTCCCAATGGGAACGCTCCCATACGAAGGCTACACTCGTGTGTGTGGCACATGTTCTTGATATCATTGAAAGCGCAACTGTCATGTATTTTCTTCAGTTCATTATACCTTCTCTTCATCCCACATAAATCCCTGAATATTCTGTAAATTCAAACACCATAAAGGAAAATGAGATGTGGGTTTTGTTTAATTGGGTTTAATTGAATTGGGTTGACCTAAATTTTGGGTTTTTGTTGAAGATGTGAAAGACCTTGTTGttgaaaatgtgaaaatctgaaaattaaCCCATATTGGATAGAGAGAAGCGTAGAAAGATATGAATATATGAATTttggtatttaaaaaaaagtttaacttACTACAACTCGTTATCAGGTCAAAtatggtcaaccatgtaaaaaaattaaaagtatgtgggtgatacacatcaataatccagttcaatgggcaaccatgtaaattAGAGAAAATACACTGTCCATTTAGTGACTTAACCTTTTGAGgaaatgaataattaatcatGGACGACTTCGTGTTTGCAAAATGGTACGCATTTTGCAATgtttacttataaataataGATTTCGTTACTTTCAACTTATTTTACTCTCATTATTGagttattgattttttaaactaatcggtaatctatactatattataaaaaaatagcccattttatttttggtaatgttgaaaatatgtaatattttcacttaacacctcttaaaatactttcatatacactatccttttaacattaatggttaaattacactgtcagtccttcatcatttaaaatatgttcattaaccttttacatcaattatatacacaactcgccgccgctccaccaccaacagtcgtccaaccatcacactgtcgccgtcacgaccaccgccgcataacgcgggtaccgtgctagtggtctttaatttatttacaccTTGTAGCTTTGTaagttttgttaaaattattgtgtaaagtaaatttttttttatagcttCAAACCGAAGGGAGTACACTTCCAAtcattaatttttctttatttatttatttttaaactccatattatttaaaaagggcttacatttatataaaaatatatatatatttaacaaaaattcGTAACATATCAGTATTCTTTTTCCATGATAACATATCTCTTTAACATCctgatgatatacatatataaaaaggagTGATATAGTTACCATATATtttagtcatctacaacaaaaatACATGTTGTACTGCACAATATACAATTATGTAAAGCATGCATTTTTGTAGATAACCAAAATTTGTTGTGAATATATCACTCTCCATATATAAACATCTCCACCTACCAACCCACCCAAACTCATTTTACACTCcatatttcatttaataaatAGATCAAAAGTCTATTCCTTTAACAATGTCTTCCCCGATCAATGGTGAGAAATACTTGTAATAAATACGATCAATATGAATGGTTTTCTAAAGACATATACGAAACTAGTTTTAATTTGAAATACTAAGAGAAAATGTATGGCTTCagctttgattttttttattgccaGTTTTGATCCGGGCCCTATTAGACCTAAACTACTGTTTCAACCTGTTTTTAGATATATCCATTTTCAGCCGAACCTGTTTTGACCCGTCACCCAACCCAAACCAACATGGCCATTTTGCCAATTTTTGAGGATCTATTAACGACCGACAACTACACTAGAAGTAACAAAAAGAAGAACACAACTCGAGTGAGAGAGTTGAATTTGAAAGAGAATTCCTCACTTGAAGGGAGAGTTtgcttaaaaatttaaaatctcCCGAGAAGATTTAATCTTTCGGGTCATTCTTTGGTCAAAATATTGAATTttttgttggaaccacgttaaatgtgaCCATCACTGATCGTTTAttactgaaatccctatgtctagtaactatatgatgggcgtatttactctaaaagacatattatagggttttccattagatgattggaactacGGGGATttatattgcacatactaaacaccaaGGGACTAATGTTGTAAATgttctctctataaatagagagacATGTACAAGAATACTAACCCTAATCTTTCACCTATATTGTGTGTGCATTCTCTCTCCTGAATTCTAATACCCATCTTAATACAATCATCTCGTTTTGGGAACCCGGCTTCAATGGCAAACATTATTGCTCTTACAAGGTCCACTGGATCaggtattattatcatattttcattatatttacaatacgaatcataattattccaacatgtggtatcatgAGCCAATGGTTATTGATCGATCTATTGATTcgtatttgttttttgtttgttccGTAAAAGGCTTCGAACATTAAAATTGAAACATAtgattttgtttaatataatgCTAATGGATCGTCGGATTCattatgaaagtaaaaaaaaatgttttgtttGTTACGGTTTTTTCAATGACCCGTcataatgttgataaaattgtgtTACTATATGCACATGAAATAATGTCGCCTAATATTTGTTGCAATTTCCAGTAATAATATTGTGTATTGCATCATTGAATTGATATCTTGAATGTGATGCTTATTACAAACTCCATATAATAGCATTCCTCTTTGTCGACCTCACTTAATGTCGACTTCAAATCGGGTTTGGATCTTAAATACATTAAGTCgattttaatttaaactttattgaattcgatgaaataagttagttttttgatttagactttattgaattcgatgaaATAAGTTAGTTATTTGATTTAggctttattgaattcgacgttattttaagtcgattttgatttagtctttattgaattcgaccttatttcaagtcgctttttgatttagtctttattgaattcgaccttatttcaagtcgttttttgatttagtctttattgaattcgaccttaatTGTCGACTTTGATTTAGTTCGACCTTAattgtcgattttgatttagtctttatagAATTCGACATtatttcaagttgaatttgatttagtctttattaaaTTCGACATTACTTCATTACATGTAATGTCGTTATGTAAAACATGTTGAACTAAATTACTTGACCACTTAtgtgaatattatatatataaatgtcaaATAAACCAtgacatttttctttattacatGTCGATCTCAATCATACTTCTTATCTAAAGGTTGAGTTAATATATTAGAGGTCAACTTATCTATCGAGTtcaacctaattttttttttctaagctGAGTTCGACCTAAACTAATGTCGAATTCGACCTAACATCTTATCGAGTTCAACCTTAATGTTTCAAAGTTAAGTTAGACCTAATCTTGTCTAATTTGACTTTAACTTATCAAAATCGATCATTACTTGTTGAGTTCTCCTT
This genomic window contains:
- the LOC122601415 gene encoding extensin-like, with amino-acid sequence MKDLAEQLNDVDHLVSESRLVLQMVTGLSQEYDTVASFIIQADTSWDDAREMIEREQRRQAARQAALIAHNPQPCNPTNPPLNPPPPQTYHPAQTYDTRNPTRGRGRGRNSYRGPGRGRYSQSPQYYLNSFPAQHPAQQNPSPYGPNSYPSNTWWASPPPYPHPAQSPWQPNWFRPTTPAPPQKPTQPPTPPPGFGLTAPPPQYPSQTGYPPKPNCGSDAAN